Sequence from the Burkholderia stabilis genome:
GTATTTCCTGCCCGAACACTTCACGCAGCGTGCGATCCGCGAACTCGACCGCGAGCCGCGCGAGCTGAAGCTGGCCGACCGCACCTATTTCGAGGATGCGCGCGTCGCGGCGCTGCTGCGCTCGCTCGCGCTGGACGGCTGGGACGACGCCGACGAGCGGTTGCGCGTGAACGAAACCGCGCACGAGGTGCTGAGCCTGCTGCTGCGCGGGCAGAGCACGACGCGCACCGACGCGTCGTTTCGCGGCGGGCTCGCGCCGGCCGTGCGCCGCCGCGTGCGCGATTACATCGACACGTACCTGACGCAACCGCTGACGCTCGGCGAACTCGCCGACGTCGCCGCACTGTCCGAATACCACTTCTCGCGGATGTTCCGGCTGTCGTTCGGCCGCGCGCCGCACGCGTGGGTCGCCGAGCAACGGCTCGCGCGGGCGCGCGAGCTGCTGCGCACGACGTCGCTGCCGCTCGCGCAGATCGCGGCCGACTGCGGCTACGCGAACGCCGGCCACTTCAGCCATCGCTTTCGCGACGCGCACGGCACGACGCCGAATACCTACCGGCGCGCGATGCAGGGCCGCTGAGCGCGGCATGACCGGCCGGCCCGCGGCCGGCCGCTGCGTGGCTTACGCGCCGCGCCGCGACAGTTCCTGTTCGAGCGCCGCGACGCCGGCAGGCAGATCCACCGGCACCTTCAGATCGACCATCGTGCGGCCGAACGCATGCAGCGTGCGGAACAGGTTGTGTTCGCGGCACTGCTCGCCCATCTGCCCGATCCGCACGATCGGCAACCCGAACGAGCCGGAGATCTCGACCTGGTACTGCTTCGAGATATGGCCGCAGACCATCCCGGGCGTCAGCCCTTCCGGCGTCTCGATCCCGACCACCGAATTGAGCCGGCAATCTTTCGGCGCATAGAGCTTGAGCCCCATCGACTCGACACCCGCCTGCAGCGCGAGCGAGCAGCGCAGGTGGCGTGCGAAGC
This genomic interval carries:
- a CDS encoding AraC family transcriptional regulator gives rise to the protein MSLSLSAPPVDRATALAEGDLPFGLQSVCRTLADANATLERFAWLGDHLAIAEWTRITDESETIYEQPGHHTLSCYLDGGYRTERERVPRYGAPSLLCALPGDHESRWWVRGEMHFIHLYFLPEHFTQRAIRELDREPRELKLADRTYFEDARVAALLRSLALDGWDDADERLRVNETAHEVLSLLLRGQSTTRTDASFRGGLAPAVRRRVRDYIDTYLTQPLTLGELADVAALSEYHFSRMFRLSFGRAPHAWVAEQRLARARELLRTTSLPLAQIAADCGYANAGHFSHRFRDAHGTTPNTYRRAMQGR